The Corynebacterium callunae DSM 20147 genomic sequence AGGGCGACGGTCTTGCTCTTTACCGCGTAGGGAAGGCACGATGCAGAAGGTACAAGTGTTGTTACAGCCAACAGATACTGAAACCCATCCTGCATAGGCAGATTCGCGCTTTGCTGGCAAGACAGAGGGGAACTGCTCGAGGGAATCTACAATCTCCACCTGAGCTTTGTTGTTGTGCTCTGCGCGGTTAAGCAATGTTGGAAGTGATCCGATGTTGTGGGTACCAAAGACAACGTCAACCCATGGCGCCTTCTTAACCACAGTGTCTTTATCTTTTTGCGCCAGGCAACCACCCACTGCAATTTGCATGCCAGGGTTCTTTTCCTTAACGCTGCGGAGATTACCGAGGGTGCCGTAAAGGCGCATATCGGCATTTTCGCGAACTGCGCAGGTATTAAAGACAACCAGGTCTGGGGTGGCATCCTTGTCGGCTGCTACATAACCAGCCTCCTCGAGCAGACCAGAAAGGCGCTCAGAGTCATGGACGTTCATTTGGCAGCCAAATGTCTTGACCTCATAGGTACGCACAGCACCCGCCTCTCCCTCGTTTGTGGCCTCAGAGTTGTGCTCAAAATTCTCCGCTAAGAGGTCCGCTGCAGAGTCGGGGTGGATATTTACCTGATGATGTTTAATTTGCTGCGTCACGATTGGTAATTGTATCGCCGCGCTTGCGCCTAACATAAACGCGATTTTTTCGCTGTTCTTTGAGCCGTTGATTTTAGGTTCCCAAGCTTATTTTTAGCCCCCAAAATCATAATTTTTCGACATGGGTTTCTATCGGTAGATAGTTATAAACCGGAAGGAATCGGTAATTACCCCCTAAAAATGCCCCCTAGCGACCAGGGGAAATGTGGAATTCTACCCATTTGTTTATTTCAAAATGGACTCATTCACACAAAAACGAACAAGTTCCCCTATCCCTGACTTATGCTTTGCCTTATGACGCAGACCACAAGCTCTCCGATGGTTAAGATGATGGGAGTTCAGAAGTTCTTTGATGACTTCCACGCTTTGACCGACATCAATCTTGAAATCCCCCGTGGCCAAGTTGTGGTTGTCCTAGGACCATCCGGCTCTGGAAAATCGACCTTGTGCCGCACGATCAACCGTTTGGAAACGATTGAGGAAGGCACCATCGAAATTGATGGGCAGCTCCTTCCCGAAGAGGGCAAAGGCTTGGCGAAACTTCGCGCCGATGTGGGAATGGTGTTCCAATCATTCAACCTCTTCCCCCACCTCACCATCCGTGACAATGTCACCCTCGCGCCAATGAAGGTGCGCAAGATGAAAAAGGCTGAGGCAGAAAAACTAGCCATGGATCTGCTCGAGCGCGTGGGCATTGCAACCCAGGCTGATAAGTACCCAGCTCAGCTGTCCGGTGGACAGCAGCAGCGTGTGGCTATCGCCCGTGCCCTGGCCATGAACCCCAAGGTCATGCTTTTCGACGAACCAACCTCAGCTCTTGACCCAGAAATGGTCAATGAGGTCCTAGACGTCATGGCAAGCCTTGCTAAAGAAGGCATGACCATGGTGTGCGTTACCCACGAAATGGGCTTCGCACGAAAGGCAGCAGACCGTGTGCTCTTCATGGCAGAAGGTTGCGTCATCGAAGACACCACGCCAGAGGCCTTCTTTAGTAATCCCCAAACGGATCGCGCTAAAGATTTCCTCGGAAAAATTCTTGCCCACTAAATTAAGCTTTTTCAAACTTTTAGGAGACACAATGTCCAACAAGTCTATGATCACCAAAATCGCCGCAACCCTCGGCGCTACTGCCCTAGCTGGCGTCACCCTTACCGCTTGTGGAGGCTCCAGCAGTGGTGGAGATGAAGGTCTACTCGCTGCAATCGAAGGTGGCACCGTCACTGTAGGTACCAAGTTCGATCAGCCTGGCCTTGGCTTGCGCAACCCAGATAACTCCATGAGTGGTCTAGATGTTGACGTTGCAGAATACGTGGTTAACTCCATCGCTGATGACAAGGGTTGGGAGCACCCAAGCATCGAATGGCGAGAGACCCCTTCCGCACAGCGCGAAACCCTCATCCAAAACGGTGAAGTAGACGTTATCGCAGCTACCTATTCCATCAATGCGGGCCGTTCCGAGTCCGTTAACTTCGGTGGCCCATACCTGCTCACCCACCAGGCACTTTTGGTACGCCAGGATGATGACCGCATCAAGACCTTGGAAGACCTCGCAGATGGCCTGATCCTATGCTCCGTGACCGGTTCCACCCCAGCTCAGAAGGTCAAGGATGTTCTGCCAGGCGTTCAGCTACAGGAATATGACACCTACTCTTCCTGTGTTGAGGCACTTGATCAGGGCAATGTCGATGCAATGACTACTGACGCCACCATCCTCTTCGGATACTCCCAGCAGTACGAGGGCGACTTCCGAGTTGTTGAGATGGAAAAGGACGGCGCACCGTTCACCAACGAGTACTACGGCATGGGTCTGAAGAAGGACGACACCGAAGCTACCGATGCAATCAATGCAGCTCTTGAGCGCATGTACGCCGATGGCACCTTCCAGCGACTGCTTACCGAAAACCTCGGTGAGGATTCCGTCGTAGTTGAAGAAGGAACCCCAGGCGACCTTTCCTTCTTGGAAGCTAGCTAACTTCCCGGCCACTACCCCGGCTTAATTAGTCTGCGTGGCACTTCACGCCCGTGAGGTGCCATGCATTGTTCATCTTTCTAAAGATTTTTCAATCCTTATCGAGGGGAACCTCCACATGAGCACATTGTGGGCAGATCTGGGTCCGTCGTTACTTCCAGCCTTTTGGGTGACAATCCAACTCACCGTATACGCAGCTATCGGCGCCATGATTCTTGGAACAATCCTCACCGCAATGAGGGTTTCACCAGTAAAGATTCTGCGAACCCTATCCACGGCCTATATCAACACAGTCCGAAACACCCCACTAACCCTTGTGGTCTTGTTCTGTTCTTTTGGTCTTTATCAAAACCTCGGCTTCTCATTGGCAAACCGTGAGAGCTCAACCTTCCTGGCTGATAATAACTTCCGTCTGGCAGTTCTAGGTTTCATTCTTTACACCTCAACCTTCGTGGCTGAGTCCCTACGCTCCGGTATTAATACTGTGCACTTTGGCCAGGCCGAAGCCGCACGATCCCTCGGACTTGGTTTTAGCGATACTTTCCGCTCGATCATTTTCCCCCAGGCCCTGCGTGCCGCAATTGTTCCACTGGGAAATACACTGATCGCACTCACCAAAAACACCACCGTTGCCTCGGTAATTGGTGTTGGTGAAGCATCCTTACTGATGAAATCCACCATTGAAAATCACGCCAACATGCTTTTTGTTGTCTTCGCGATTTTCGCAGCTGGCTTTATGATCCTCACCCTGCCCATGGGCCTTGGCCTTGGCAAACTCTCTGAACGCTTGGCGGTGAAGAAATAGTGTCTACCTCTACTCGTGCCACCGTTCTCTACGATGCACCTGGCCCAAAGGGTCGACGACTCAACCTGATCATTACAGCAGTCACCGGCCTAGTAGCCCTGGCTGTGCTGTATTGGATTGGCACTGTCCTTTTTGCCAATGGTCAATTAGATAGCGCCAAGTGGACCCCCTTTATTAATAGCCAAACCTGGACCACCTACATCCTTCCCGGTTTATGGGGCACCCTTAAATCTGCAGTAGTATCCGTCCTGCTTGCACTTGTGATGGGCACTGCTCTTGGCCTGGGCCGCATTTCTGAATCCCGCGCTTTACGCTGGTTCTGTGGCGTTATCATTGAAGTTTTCCGCGCTATCCCAGTGCTGATCCTGATGATCTTCGCTTACCAAATGTTTGCGCGTTACCAGATCTTCCCTTCCAAGCACCTTGCTTTTGCAGCAGTGGTCTTCGGACTCACCATGTACAACGGATCTGTGATCGCCGAGATTTTGCGCTCTGGCATTGCATCTCTGCCAAAGGGTCAGCGCGAGGCTGCAACTGCCCTTGGTTTGTCTCCTCGTCAAACCACCTGGTCAATTCTTTTGCCTCAGGCAGTAGCTGCAATGTTGCCAGCGTTGATTTCTCAGATGGTTATTGCCCTCAAGGATTCTGCACTTGGCTACCAGATCGGTTACATCGAAGTGGTTCGCTCCGGTATTCAGTCTGCGTCTGTTAACCGTAACTACCTGGCTGCGCTCTTCGTGGTTGCACTGATCATGATTGCTTTGAACTTCTCACTTTCCGCTTTGGCTTCGCGTATCGAGCGCCAGCTGCGCGCCGGTCGAGCTCGCAAGAATATCGTGGCAAAGGTTCCAGAGCATCCTGATCAGGGTCTTATCACCAAGGACCAAGTCAATGCCGATTGGCACGACCCAGATTATAAGGATCTCAAGACCCCTGGTGTGCAATAACATCAATCTTTAAGTTCTAAATCAATAAGAAGTGCCTGATACAAGATTTTTGTATCAGGCACTTCTTGTTTTTAATCTTTGAGTTCTGCTATTCGTTCATCTAGAGCTTCACGGGAGAGCTGCATTGATAATCCTGCAGGAAATCCTCTTCTGGCTAATGCTCCAAGGACTCGTCGCAAAGCTTTGTCGTATTCGGCCCGGTCTTGGGGCACTTTAGTTTCCGAACGAGCCTTCTTGCGGGCGACGGCCCTGGCCGTCTCCCGCTCTTTGTCACCATCAATTTGTTCCAAAGCGACGGTGCGAAGTTGTTGGGAAATTCCCTTTTCTCTCAGCTCTTGATCCAGAGCCCGAGATGATTTGCCACGGCGCTGGCTTCGTTGACGCACCCATTCAGAGGCAAATAATTCATCATCCAGCAACTTAGAATTGAGGAAATCCTGAATCACCTCTTCAATGATGTCGGCTTCAAATTCTAATGCTTGGAGCCGAGTCCTTAATTCCGAGGTTGAGCGAGCACGCTGATCAAGTAAGAGCAGTGCACGCCGGCGTACCGTTGACTTCTTTTCTTCTTTTTCTTTATCAAAGAAGCTGTTTTCTCCTGCTGCTTTTTCGCTTTGGAATTCAGCTAGGGCTTTTTTAAGCTTTTCAATTTTTCTTAGCTGTGCCGCATCGGTGGTGGTAGCCACGCTAAGCCTCCATGTGTTTTGCAGATTGAGACAACAAAAGGGAGTAATCCGCTAAGGATCTAGCAGTTACTCCCCTGGTGCGAGGTGTTTTTTAAAGCTTAATCCTCAGCCTCGTCATCAAAGTCAACGTTGGGGACAAGCTCTACAGGATCATCGGTGAGTTCATCAGAAACGGCTGCGAATTTACCAACACCAAGCTTCTTGAAGATCTTCTCTTCAACCTCATCGGTCAGGGCTTGGTTGTCCTTGAGGTAGAGGCGCACCTTTTCCTTACCTTGGCCCAGTTGGTCGCCTTCATAGGTAAACCAAGAGCCGGACTTCTTAATGATGCCGTGGTCAACAGCCAGGTCAATAACGGAGGATTCACGGGAGATTCCTTCGCCATACATGATGTCGAATTCTGCAATCTTAAAAGGTGGGGACACCTTATTCTTAACTACCTTGAGGCGGGTTCGGTTACCAATGGCGTCCTGGCCGTCTTTTAGGGTTTGGATACGGCGCACATCACAGCGCACTGAAGCGTAGAACTTCAAGGCTTTACCACCGGTGGTGGTTTCTGGTGAACCGAACATTACGCCGATCTTCTCACGCAGCTGGTTAATAAAGATTGCAGTGGTGCCGGAGTTATAAAGTGCACCAGTCATCTTCCTCAGCGCCTGGCTCATCAAACGAGCCTGTAGGCCGACGTGGCTATCGCCCATTTCGCCTTCGATTTCAGCCTTAGGGGTCAATGCGGCGACGGAGTCAATAACGATAATGTCGATAGCGCCAGAACGCACCAACATATCGGCAATTTCTAGAGCTTGCTCACCGGTATCAGGCTGAGAAACCAAAAGGGCATCAGTATCTACGCCAAGGTTGCGGGCATAATCTGGGTCAAGCGCGTGCTCGGCGTCAATGAAAGCTGCGATGCCGCCAGCTTTTTGTGCCTGTGCAATGGCATGAAGTGCCACAGTGGTCTTACCTGAGGATTCTGGGCCATAGATCTCTACAATTCGTCCACGGGGGAATCCACCGATACCAAGTGCAATGTCAATTGCAGTATTGCCAGAGGAAATAGTTTGGATTGGCGGACGGTTTTCATCACCCAGGCGCATAACTGCACCCTTGCCAAAGTCTTTCTCAATAAGAGCAAGGGCAGCGTCTAAGGCCTTTTGGCGGTCATCGCCTTTAACATTGGCGGTTTTTGAGGTTGTTTTCTTTGCAGCCATTTTTGTCCTATTCCTTGTTAAATCTGGCAGTTGCCAGCGGTATTACTTTTGTCCCTAGCCTAAAAGGATTTCAGGTCCTACTTTTGTTAGACCGTGAAAGATGAAGATCGGATCCCCAGCACTTCAATTTGGTGCCTCTGTGGATAGACGATAGAACATGACTGGGACTTAGAATTCCTAAACACCACTTTACACGCACAACTGTTCGAAACTCGAATCTAAACCGAAACTTTTTTAGAACAATTAAAAGTTAATATCTAATTTCATCAGATCCGAGGCGCCGTTCCTCAGGAATGCTGAAATCATCACATAGCTGGATCCAAACTTCCCTTAGATCTTCCCCGTTTTCTACAGCTGCATTAACGGTGACGCCGAACTTTCCCAGGACGTGAGAATGGGCAATCCACTCCCCTTTTGTTTGGCCAAATTCATCGGCAATAAGCTGCCGGAACTCCGATAAACGCATGCGGACAATCATACATGGCCATTTTTAGCTAAAGCGCTGTGAGAATTGTGCCATCAAAACAAAAATTGTGTTCTAGGTTGCTTTTGAACAGCGTTCAGTAGTACAATTCATCCATGCACACTGATTCCCAGTCTCCAGCGCAGGTTTCTGCCAAGAAGAAGCCATCTTCCGCAAAGCGCCTCCAAGATCTCGCCCTCATCGCAGTTTATGCTGCCCTCATTATCGTTTTGGCCTTTGTGTCCATTCCTGTCGGAACTGCCGGCGTACCTATTGTTTTGCAAAATGCAGCAGTTGTTTTGGCTGGATTGGTTCTCGGTGGCCGTCGTGGTTTCTTGGCAGCGCTGCTCTTCCTTGCGCTCGGTTTGATTGGACTTCCAGTGCTCGCCGGTGGACGCACCACCATCGCAGCGCTTGCTGGCCCAACCGCAGGCTATATCATTGGCTACCTAATTTCCCCACTTCTGGCTGGCATTATTGCCTATTTGGCACCACGTAAGCGTGGCGCAGGCATGTTTATCGTATTGGGTATCGCAGCTCTAGTTGGCCTTTTCACTCAGTACCTCTGTGGCACCATCGGCCTGGTTCTACGAGCTGGCATGACCTTCAACGCCGCAGCCGCTGCCCAGCTTCCATTCATCCTGCCTGACCTGGGTAAGTTCGCACTCATGGTGATCATCGCTGCTGGTGTTCATGCAGCCTTCCCTGATCTGCGCGCTAAGATATAATCTCATTTGCTCTACACCCTTTGAACAGTTTTCTTTGCACTGTTCAAAGGGTGTAACTATTGCTGCACCTACCCCAATCACTTCACCTAGAATTGCACGATATGCCTGAAATCATCTTTGAAAATGCCGCCGTCAGCTACGAGGACACCCTCATTTTGGAGCCGGTGTCCCTAAGTTTGAGGGAACAACGCATCGGAATTATCGGTGCCAATGGCGGTGGAAAATCCACCCTCATCAGAATGATTAATGGCCTAGGTGAACCCAGCAGTGGCCGAGTATTGGTTGATGGCCTTGATGTTTCAGAAAAGGGCCGCGAGGTTCGTAAAAAGGTGGGCTACGTTTTTTCCGATGCGGAAAACCAAATCATTATGCCCACTGTCCGCGAAGATATTGCCTTTTCACTGCGCCGCCAAAAGATGCCAAAAGAAGAAAAGAATAAGCGTGTCGACGAGATGCTCGCGCGCTTTAATCTCAGCGATCATGCAGACCAATCTCCCCATACTCTTTCAGGTGGACAAAAACAGTTGCTCGCGCTGGCAGCAGTGCTGATTTTGGAACCGGAACTCATCATTGCTGATGAACCAACTACCCTGCTTGACCTTCGCAATCGCTTGTTGATCAAAGAGGTCTTCGGCGGGCTGGAACAGCAATTAATTGTGGTGAGCCATGATCTGGATTTCCTCAGCGATTTTGAAAGAGTGATTTGCATTAATGATCATAAGATCGTCGCTGATGGGCCCGCGCAGAGCAGCATTAACCACTACGTTTCCCTGATGACAGAGTCCATTCGATGAAAAGCATTCCTTTAGGTGTTTATGTTGACGCCCATTCACCAATTCACCGCCTACCCGCCATGTGGAAATTCCCCCTACTGCTGATCTTTATCGTGGGCGGCGCAATTATCGCAGATACTCCTGCTGTTTCGGCAGCTCTAGTTTTCTTTATGCTGGTGCTATATGCGGTAGCTCAGATTCCAGTCCGCACTGCCTGGCAACAGATTTGGCCCGTGCTTCCAGTCTTAATCTTCTTAGGTGTTTTTCAAGTATGGCAACAAGGTTTTGATTTTGCAGCCACCACTGTTTTAACACTGCTTTCTGCGGTAATGGCGGCCATGTTGCTCACTCTCACCACGCGCTTGGAAGCATTGATGGATGCCGTGGAGAAGATGTTGCTACCTTTTGAGCGCTTTGGGTTGCCGGTGGAAACCATTACCTTGGCTATCTCCCTCACGCTGCGGCTCATCCCCTTACAATTAGCCACCGTCAATGAGGTTTTGGATGCAAGAAAAGCACGTGGAGCTGGATTTTCTATCGTCGCTTTTGGCACTCCGGTGATCATTCGATCTATTCGCAGAGCTCGCAACATCGGTGATGCTCTCCTGGCGCGTGGAGCCGGTGACTAAGACTCCAAAGCGATCAGGTTTTCGTCGAAAAGCACAAAAGGATGAGGGGCAGGTAGTTGTACCTGCCCCTCATCCTTAAATTTTTAGCTGTTAAGCTTCGCCGCGCAATTCGCGCATGCGCTGCGCCACGGCGTCATCAGCGACGGTGGAATCAGTGGTTGGAGCTGCAATGGAATCCTGTTGCTGAGGTGCAGTGAGGGAATTTCCGGCCATTTCAGCGCGGATCTGCTCAAGGCGGGAGTGACCAGCCAACTGCACGCCAGCCTGCTCAACCTCAGCCATACGACCCTCAACAGAGTTCTGTGCCAACTCTGCCTGGCCCAAAGCATTAGCGTAACGACGCTCAATCTTCTCGCGGACCTGATCAAGGTTAGGAGAGCTGCCATTGGTCATGGAGTTCATGGACTTCAAAGACTCAGAAACCTTCTCCTGCATCTTTGCCTGCTCTAGCTGGCTAAGCAGCTTGGTGCGCTCAGCAACCTTCTGCTGCAAAGCCATGGAGTTACGCTCCACTGCCTTCTTAGCCTGGTCAGCCTGCTGCAAAGCCTGGTCATGCAGCTGCTTGGTGTCATCAACGGACTGCTCCGCAGTGACCAACTGTGCAGCAAAAGCCTCAGCAGCATTTTCGTACTCAGTTGCCTTCTGCACATCGCCAGCAGCACGAGCCTTATCAGCCAACTGAATTGCCTGACGAGTATTGCCCTGCAGCTTCTCAATCTCAGCCAAACGGCGGTTAAGCTGCATTTCTAGCTGGCGCTGATTTCCGATAACAGCAGCTGCCTGCTGGGAAAGCTCCTGGTGCTGGCGCTGCGCATCTTCGATGGCCTGCTGGATCTGCACCTTTGGATCGGCATTCTCCTCAATCTTTGAGTCGAACAATGCCATCAGGTACTTCCATGCTTTGGAGAATGGATTAGCCATATTGAAAATGAGCCTTCCTAAATATCTGAAACAGATGAATTCGCTGAGTTCCGTGGAACTTCGTCGCAGTCCATAATAGCCACACTTTAGGGGCAATGGTGGCTATAAAAACTACCACCAAAGCTTTTCGACGTGTGCCCGCAACGTTCCTGCACGCTGGGCACCCCACGGGCCAACAGGCCCGCAGGGATTACCCCAAAAACTAAACGCGAGCGAGATCTTCTTGAGCGGCGCGCACAGCCATTGATCCAGCAGCCTCAATCAGCACATCTGCAACACTGGCTCCAAGTGCATGGCACACGGCGGACAGAAGTTCCGAGGAAACTTCTTTACGTCCACGTTCCAGCTCGGACAAATAACCAGGTGAGACCCGTGAAAGTTCGGCTAGCTCACGAAGGGTGACGCCTTTATCTGCGCGGAATGATCGAAGTGCAGCTCCCAGTGCCTCGCGCAGGAGAGGCTCAGGAGTCTTTCTGGTAGCCGCTTCTGAAATCGGCTTATCTAAAAGGGTTGTATAAGTAACCATCGTAAGGTTCAACTCTCTTTCCCTTGAATTTGTTCCCAGTTTACCCAGGAACTTGAGTCAGTCACACTCAATTTGTTTAATCAGCAGGCGGAAGGATTGTGCAACAGCTGCCTCCCGGATGAAATTCCTACCTTGTTCAGCCAAGATTACCTGTTGTTCACTTTCAAACGCACGAAAAGTCTGAATTGTTCCCGTCAGGTTTTCCAAATGGTAATTTTCTTCAGATCGAGTTGCCGGGCCAGCAATTCCAATCCACACTTCACCTACCGCCTTACCGTCTTGCATCTCAGGACCAGCCACTCCAGTAAGCGAAATAGCCCACACTGCTTCGCATTGTTTCTGAGTTCCAAGTGCCATTGCAGCAGCACACTCCGCCGAGACCACACCAAAACGATCCACTACTTCTTGCGGCACCCCCGCCAACTTCACCTTGAGCTCAGTTGCATAAGTAACCAATCCCCCACGCAACACTGCCGATGCTCCGGGAATCCCCGCAATCTGAGCACTGGCCAAGCCAGCGCTTAAAGATTCACAAAAGGCAAGGGTTTGGTGTTTTGCTTTTAACAACTGCACCACCTTTGCCGCTAACTGCTCAATGGTGTCAGTTGGCTGCTGCAGATCCGAAGCTTCACTCATGGTTTTTAACTTACTTAGCGGATTGCCCAGCGGTGCGGGAATCCCAGAGATATTGCACACCGGTGACTACGGTGACGATAAGCGCAAGGTACATAACGGCCTGGCTCGGAATATCCATCCAAGATGGCAGTGGGCACAAATAAAGGGCTACAGCTACGGTTTGCAGCACAGTCTTAAGCTTGCCGCCCTTAGAAGCTGGCACCACATTTCCATTGCGCAATTGGAAGAAACGCCAGATGGTGATGCCAAACTCTCGGATCACAATGAGAATGGTTACCCACCATGGCAAACTTCCGATGATATTAAAGGATACAAAGGCGGTAGTCATCAAAGCCTTATCCGCAATAGGATCGGCAATCTTGCCAAAATTGGTGACCAAACCGCGGGCACGCGCAATATCGCCGTCAAGCTTGTCGGTGATCATTAGCAGAATAAAGACAATCAGCGCCCACCAGGCGAAGGCATTATTCTCCGTTTCGCCCTTTAGAGTCAGCCAGGCAAAAAGTGGAATGACGATGATGCGCAAGCTTGTGAGAAAGTTAGGCAGATTCCAATTAGAAGGCTGAGTCGACGAAGACTGGCCTGTTTGAGTCTTTTGGGTTCCTTGAGGATCCTGTGCGCCATGAGCGCCTGCTGATGCATCATTCACGATTTCTTACCCTACCTGCCTTGTTTTAAGACACAACGTTTAGCTGAGCTGAGTGCACTGCCTTAATCGCTTGCGTTGCCTTATTCCACCGTAGGTTCCACGATAGGCCTCAAAATACCTGGTGTCTTGGTAGCACGACAGCACTCACACTCTTTTTCTTTCTTAGCTTGCCACTAGGTTGTCAAACTAAGCCCCATCTTCTCGAGCTTTACGCAGTTTTCTGCGTACTTAAACAGATTCGATGCGCAGGAAATAACCCGAAATAAATAGCCCACCTTGCTTTGTCGCGGCTTAAACTAAGTGATTATGACTTACTTTGCAGTTACTTATAGCTATAGCCCTGATAGTGAAGCTGTTGTAGAGCTTCGCCCCACCCACCGCGAATTTATTGCCACCCTGCTTGCAGAGGGCAATATTGTTGGCTCTGGACCTTTCACCGATGGTGAAGGTGGAGCACTAATCGTTATTGCACTTCCAGAAGGCTCCAACTTGGTTGATGCTGAAACCTTGATGAACAATGATCCTTTTTATAAGGAAGGCGTGCTGGAAAACCGCACCATCCAGACCTGGAACCCAGTTTCCAAGATCTTCTAAATTTAACTTTCCAGCGCAACCTTGATAATGA encodes the following:
- a CDS encoding YciI family protein codes for the protein MTYFAVTYSYSPDSEAVVELRPTHREFIATLLAEGNIVGSGPFTDGEGGALIVIALPEGSNLVDAETLMNNDPFYKEGVLENRTIQTWNPVSKIF
- the pgsA gene encoding CDP-diacylglycerol--glycerol-3-phosphate 3-phosphatidyltransferase gives rise to the protein MNDASAGAHGAQDPQGTQKTQTGQSSSTQPSNWNLPNFLTSLRIIVIPLFAWLTLKGETENNAFAWWALIVFILLMITDKLDGDIARARGLVTNFGKIADPIADKALMTTAFVSFNIIGSLPWWVTILIVIREFGITIWRFFQLRNGNVVPASKGGKLKTVLQTVAVALYLCPLPSWMDIPSQAVMYLALIVTVVTGVQYLWDSRTAGQSAK